A stretch of the Osmerus eperlanus chromosome 10, fOsmEpe2.1, whole genome shotgun sequence genome encodes the following:
- the fes gene encoding tyrosine-protein kinase Fes/Fps isoform X2: MGFGEDLWCPQAHASLMRLQDSELRLMEVMKKWMSQRAKSEREFSAQLHQMASMVERLDGPQPGGGLDYISQLNKSWGVLVSQTEGLSRVMRRRSEDLLTGPVSKLTLLIRDKQQLRKTYGEQWSQLSLELSRVTQTDLERLKASYRQAGREAAQAKKKHQEASKDKDREKARERYVKATLRLHEVHNEYVLSVRAAQVYHQHHYSQTQPALLSALQNLQQEMVLVLKEILQEYFDMSSLLHQEVLSIHREMSTALKAIEPEKEYESFIQQNRSVGELPVCVEFDCGLLEDTDWLTAGELEMNELTVEGIQHKLTAVEEELLSLAGSVGCQQAYVNQLELELEADEEDIRKGQRYKSWKVMEGHTQHRL; the protein is encoded by the exons ATGGGTTTTGGGGAGGACCTGTGGTGCCCACAGGCGCACGCCTCCCTCATGAGGCTGCAGGACTCGGAGCTGCGTCTCATGGAGGTCATGAAGAAGTGGATGAGCCAGCGGGCCAAGAGCGAGCGGGAGTTCTCGGCCCAGCTGCACCAGATGGCGTCTATGGTGGAGAGGCTGGACGGGCCCCAGCCGGGCGGGGGGCTCGACTACATCAGCCAGCTCAACAAG TCGTGGGGTGTGCTGGTGTCTCAGACAGAGGGTCTGAGCCGAGTGATGCGTCGGCGGTCGGAGGACTTGTTGACTGGGCCCGTCAGCAAGCTGACCCTGCTCATCAGAGACAAGCAGCAGCTCAGGAAGACCTACGGAGAGCAGTGGAGCCAGCTCAGCCTGGAGCTAAGCagg gtgacCCAGACAGACCTGGAGCGACTGAAGGCTAGCtacaggcaggctgggagggaagCTGCCCAGGCCAAGAAGAAACACCAGGAGGCCAGTAAAG ATAAAGACCGTGAGAAGGCTCGGGAGCGCTACGTCAAGGCTACCCTGCGTCTCCACGAGGTCCACAATGAGTATGTGCTGTCTGTAAGAGCTGCCCAGGTGTATCATCAACACCACTACAGCCAGACCCAGCCAGCCCTGCTCAGCGCACTGCAAAACCTGCAACAGGAGATGGTGCttgttct GAAGGAGATCCTGCAGGAGTACTTTGACATGTCCAGCCTGCTCCACCAGGAGGTGTTGTCCATCCATAGGGAGATGTCCACGGCCCTGAAGGCTATTGAGCCTGAGAAGGAGTATGAGAGCTTCATTCAGCAGAATAG gtctgttgGGGAGcttccagtgtgtgtggagtttgaCTGTGGCCTGCTGGAGGACACAGACTGGCTGACTGCTGGAGAGCTGGAGATGAATGAGCTCACTGTAGAGGGGATCCAGCACAA gctgactgcggtggaggaggagctgctgtCCCTGGCTGGCTCTGTGGGCTGCCAGCAGGCCTATGTGAACCAGCtagagctggagctggaggctgATGAGGAGGACATCAGGAAGGGACAGAG